In a genomic window of Lacrimispora sp. BS-2:
- the rsmH gene encoding 16S rRNA (cytosine(1402)-N(4))-methyltransferase RsmH has product MMFEHKSVLLYETIDSLNVKPDGIYVDGTLGGGGHALEVCRRLGTYGRLIGIDQDEAAIQAATERLKAYEDKVTVVRSNYENIQTVLKDLGIERVDGIYLDLGVSSYQLDMPERGFTYREDDAPLDMRMDQRNEQTAADIINTYSEFDLYRIIRDYGEDKFAKNIAKHIVRERQIKPIGTTGELTEIIKGAIPAKVRAVGGHPSKRTFQAIRIELNKELEVLMKSLDTMIDLLNPGGRLSIITFHSLEDRIVKTRFKINENPCTCPTNFPVCVCGKKSKGKVITRKPIVPSEEEIEENKRSKSSKLRVFERI; this is encoded by the coding sequence ATGATGTTTGAACACAAGTCAGTGCTGCTTTATGAGACCATTGACAGCCTGAATGTTAAACCAGACGGAATCTATGTAGATGGAACGCTGGGAGGAGGCGGACACGCTTTGGAAGTGTGCAGGCGCCTTGGAACTTACGGAAGATTAATCGGAATTGATCAGGATGAGGCTGCGATTCAGGCGGCCACAGAACGGCTGAAGGCTTATGAAGATAAGGTGACGGTCGTAAGAAGCAATTACGAAAATATACAGACAGTATTAAAGGATTTAGGAATTGAAAGAGTGGACGGAATTTACCTGGACCTGGGGGTATCCTCTTACCAGCTTGACATGCCGGAAAGAGGATTTACCTACAGGGAAGATGATGCGCCTTTGGACATGCGTATGGATCAGAGGAATGAACAGACGGCAGCCGATATCATCAATACCTACAGTGAATTTGACTTATACCGGATCATAAGAGATTACGGAGAAGATAAGTTTGCAAAGAATATTGCAAAGCACATTGTAAGGGAAAGGCAGATAAAGCCTATCGGGACAACAGGGGAACTGACGGAGATCATTAAAGGAGCGATTCCGGCAAAGGTGAGGGCTGTGGGGGGACATCCTTCCAAGCGGACATTCCAGGCCATACGGATCGAACTGAATAAGGAACTGGAAGTTTTAATGAAGTCCCTTGATACCATGATCGATCTGTTAAACCCGGGAGGACGGCTGTCTATTATCACCTTTCATTCCCTGGAAGACAGGATCGTGAAAACCAGATTTAAGATCAATGAGAATCCATGCACTTGTCCGACCAATTTTCCGGTCTGCGTCTGCGGAAAAAAGAGCAAGGGCAAAGTGATTACAAGAAAACCCATTGTACCATCGGAAGAAGAAATTGAAGAAAATAAACGTTCAAAGAGTTCGAAACTTCGGGTATTTGAACGAATTTAA
- a CDS encoding cell division protein FtsL — MAARKNVRSYGSSAYVQGNTVRKAMPAPVPVRTPEEKRRPSVNHQVRRNREKALQMDLPYVIMLTIAAVCTLCLCVNYLHLQSSITASIHGVELLEAELEHLKTENDALEMNINTSVDLDHVYKVATEELGMVYANKDQILHYDKTESEYVRQNEDIPKH; from the coding sequence GTGGCTGCAAGAAAGAATGTGCGTTCCTATGGGAGCTCTGCTTACGTACAGGGTAATACTGTCCGTAAAGCCATGCCGGCGCCGGTGCCGGTCCGTACACCAGAAGAAAAGCGTCGTCCATCAGTAAACCATCAAGTCAGAAGAAACCGTGAAAAAGCCTTGCAGATGGATCTGCCTTATGTGATCATGCTGACCATTGCCGCAGTCTGCACCCTCTGCCTGTGCGTGAATTATCTGCATTTGCAATCCTCTATTACCGCCAGCATTCATGGCGTTGAGCTTTTAGAAGCAGAACTGGAACATTTGAAAACTGAAAATGATGCATTGGAAATGAACATCAATACTTCCGTCGATTTGGATCATGTGTATAAAGTGGCTACTGAGGAACTTGGTATGGTCTATGCGAATAAGGACCAGATCCTTCACTATGATAAGACGGAAAGTGAGTATGTAAGACAGAATGAGGATATCCCGAAGCACTAA
- a CDS encoding penicillin-binding transpeptidase domain-containing protein, translated as MQEKLAITVLVITLALFALVMTLYNLMTNKKEDYNQIVLSQQEYDSRTIPFKRGDIMDRNGTYLATSQKVYNLILDPKQIMSNQDSYLEPTVTALVECFGYDRTEIMNLIQEKKDKQYVRYAKQLAYDDKQKYEKYKAEQSAALKKSGKSIKGIWFEDEYKRVYPYNSMGCNVIGFANGDGMDGTGGIEQFYNTTLMGTNGREYGYLNDDSNLERVIKPAANGNTVVSTIDVNIQKIVEKYINEWEQNTGSKRVGVIVMDPNNGEVLAMANDKAFDLNNPRTLRPEYTDDVLRQLGIKEAMDDYKRKNKEAQPLTEANVSEHYTNEEIMSLGTQVAWNQTWRNFCISDGFEPGSTEKIFTISAALEEGAITGNETYECNKFLEVGGHKINCVSRYGHGLITAEEGLMKSCNVVMMRIAQQMGKEKFYKYQQIFGFGSKTGIDLPGEADNKTLVYTLDTAGPTDLVTNAFGQNFSTTMIQMAAAYCSVINGGSYYEPHVVRQILNEQGSVIKKAEPVLVRETVSESTTKFINEALFKTVNAQGGTGGAAKVEGYKVAGKTGTAEKIPRDKTNYVVSFCGYAPSDNPQVLVYVVVDEPHVEDQPHSTYASQIFQKIMNEILPYINVFPDTDAGDSPSPEDTAKLPEQEGITSETENSSQEEAGAEETGTEETTGQVPTMEDGKPIPDEYLNPSEEYVNREEGDGGSNLPAALPSEETTAQ; from the coding sequence ATGCAGGAAAAGCTGGCGATTACTGTTCTGGTAATTACGCTGGCTTTGTTTGCATTAGTTATGACGCTTTATAATCTGATGACAAACAAAAAGGAAGATTACAACCAGATTGTGCTGTCCCAGCAGGAATACGACAGCCGCACCATTCCTTTTAAGCGCGGGGACATCATGGATCGTAACGGAACCTACCTGGCTACCAGCCAAAAGGTGTACAATTTGATCCTGGATCCCAAACAGATCATGTCGAATCAGGATTCCTATCTGGAACCAACAGTAACGGCCCTGGTGGAATGCTTTGGCTATGACCGGACGGAAATCATGAATCTGATACAGGAAAAAAAAGATAAGCAGTATGTGCGCTATGCAAAGCAGCTGGCTTATGACGATAAACAAAAGTATGAAAAGTACAAGGCAGAGCAATCGGCTGCACTGAAAAAAAGCGGGAAGTCCATTAAGGGAATCTGGTTTGAGGATGAGTATAAAAGGGTGTATCCCTATAATTCCATGGGCTGCAACGTTATTGGCTTTGCCAACGGTGACGGCATGGATGGGACAGGAGGGATCGAGCAGTTTTATAATACGACCCTTATGGGAACCAACGGAAGGGAATACGGATATTTAAATGACGACTCCAATTTAGAAAGAGTCATAAAACCGGCTGCTAACGGCAACACTGTGGTTTCCACCATAGATGTCAACATACAGAAGATCGTTGAAAAATATATTAATGAGTGGGAACAGAATACAGGAAGCAAACGGGTAGGCGTAATCGTTATGGATCCCAATAACGGCGAGGTCCTGGCCATGGCAAATGACAAGGCATTTGATTTAAACAATCCAAGAACCTTAAGGCCGGAGTACACCGATGATGTGCTGCGCCAGCTTGGGATCAAGGAAGCCATGGACGATTACAAGAGAAAGAATAAGGAGGCCCAGCCTTTAACGGAAGCAAACGTTTCAGAGCACTATACAAACGAAGAGATCATGTCCCTGGGTACCCAGGTGGCATGGAACCAGACCTGGCGTAATTTCTGCATAAGCGATGGATTTGAGCCGGGGTCAACAGAAAAGATCTTTACCATATCCGCAGCCCTGGAAGAAGGGGCCATTACCGGAAATGAAACCTATGAGTGCAATAAGTTCCTTGAGGTGGGAGGACATAAGATCAACTGTGTCAGCAGGTATGGACATGGCCTTATCACTGCTGAGGAAGGTCTGATGAAATCCTGCAACGTGGTCATGATGCGGATTGCCCAGCAGATGGGAAAAGAAAAATTCTATAAGTATCAGCAGATTTTCGGCTTCGGCTCCAAAACCGGGATCGATCTGCCTGGTGAAGCAGATAACAAGACTCTTGTCTACACCCTGGACACGGCTGGGCCTACGGATCTTGTGACCAACGCCTTTGGACAAAACTTCAGCACCACCATGATCCAGATGGCTGCCGCCTATTGCTCCGTGATCAACGGAGGCTCCTATTATGAACCCCATGTAGTGAGACAGATCCTTAACGAACAGGGTTCTGTCATTAAAAAGGCAGAGCCGGTCCTTGTCAGGGAAACGGTATCGGAATCAACCACCAAATTCATCAATGAAGCGTTGTTTAAGACCGTTAATGCACAGGGCGGAACGGGAGGAGCAGCAAAGGTGGAGGGATATAAGGTTGCCGGGAAAACCGGTACTGCGGAGAAGATCCCCCGTGATAAGACCAATTACGTGGTATCCTTCTGCGGCTATGCTCCATCAGACAATCCTCAGGTTTTAGTTTACGTTGTGGTTGATGAGCCTCATGTGGAGGATCAGCCTCACAGTACCTATGCCAGCCAGATTTTCCAGAAGATTATGAATGAGATTCTTCCTTATATAAATGTGTTCCCGGATACAGATGCAGGGGACTCACCATCGCCGGAGGATACGGCAAAGCTTCCTGAGCAGGAAGGCATAACAAGTGAAACAGAAAACTCTTCCCAGGAAGAAGCCGGGGCAGAAGAAACAGGCACAGAAGAAACCACAGGGCAGGTCCCTACCATGGAAGATGGAAAGCCGATTCCTGATGAGTATTTAAACCCTTCGGAAGAATATGTCAACAGGGAAGAAGGGGATGGCGGCTCCAATCTTCCGGCCGCACTTCCGAGCGAAGAGACCACGGCCCAATAA
- a CDS encoding penicillin-binding transpeptidase domain-containing protein, whose protein sequence is MSSNKTHHREKIAILFFLLFLAMTGLMGRLIFLMIFRSEHYSAMALDLHERERTIKAARGNIIDANGTVIATNRTVCTISVIHNQVRKKDEVVAVLSKELGLPEEEVRKKVEKYSSREIIKTNVDKAMGDLIRSYHLEGVKVDEDYKRYYPYDTLASTVLGFTGGDNQGIIGLEVKYEQYLKGLNGKILTMSDAAGIEIENAAEDRIEPVAGQDLYISLDVNIQRYCEQAAYQVLEKKGAKRVSIIVMNPQNGEIMAMVNAPEFNLNDPFTLSADAGVPASDKEKQDMLNKMWRNPCINDTYEPGSTFKIVTAAAGLECGVVKLEDHFSCPGFRVVEDRKIRCHKVGGHGSENFLQGMMNSCNPVLIDVGQRLGVDNYYKYFEQFGLKGKTGIDLPGEASTIMHKKDDMGLVELATVSFGQSFQITPMQLITTASAIVNGGNRVTPHFGVKSVSTDGASVHNFTYPVKEGILSPETSETMRYILEQVVAEGSGKRAQVDGYRVGGKTATSEKLPRSLKKYISSFIGFAPADNPQVIALITIDEPQGIYYGGTIAAPVIADIFKNILPYLGIEPTEEKTVSAFRIYG, encoded by the coding sequence ATGAGTTCAAATAAGACACATCACAGAGAAAAAATAGCCATCCTGTTTTTCCTGTTATTTCTTGCCATGACAGGACTTATGGGGCGGCTTATTTTTCTAATGATCTTTCGTTCTGAACATTACAGTGCCATGGCATTAGACCTTCATGAACGGGAAAGGACCATAAAAGCCGCCAGGGGAAATATCATTGATGCCAATGGAACTGTCATCGCCACCAACCGGACGGTGTGCACCATATCGGTCATACACAACCAGGTCAGAAAAAAGGATGAGGTTGTGGCAGTTCTTTCTAAGGAGCTGGGTCTTCCGGAGGAGGAAGTTCGGAAAAAGGTAGAAAAGTACAGTTCAAGGGAAATTATTAAGACCAATGTAGACAAGGCTATGGGAGATTTGATCCGGTCCTACCATCTGGAAGGCGTAAAGGTGGATGAGGATTACAAGCGTTATTATCCCTATGACACCCTTGCTTCCACGGTTCTTGGCTTTACGGGCGGAGATAATCAGGGAATCATCGGTCTGGAGGTAAAATACGAACAATATTTAAAGGGCCTTAACGGAAAAATCCTGACCATGTCCGACGCAGCCGGAATCGAAATTGAAAATGCGGCGGAAGACAGGATCGAGCCTGTGGCAGGGCAGGATTTATATATCAGCCTGGATGTTAATATCCAGCGGTATTGCGAGCAGGCCGCTTATCAGGTTCTGGAGAAAAAGGGCGCGAAAAGAGTGTCGATTATTGTTATGAATCCTCAAAATGGGGAGATTATGGCAATGGTCAATGCACCTGAATTTAATTTAAATGATCCGTTTACACTAAGTGCAGACGCCGGAGTTCCCGCATCTGACAAAGAAAAGCAGGATATGCTAAACAAAATGTGGAGAAATCCCTGTATTAACGACACCTATGAACCAGGCTCCACCTTTAAGATCGTTACCGCGGCCGCGGGGCTGGAATGCGGAGTAGTGAAGCTTGAAGATCATTTTTCCTGTCCGGGTTTCCGGGTCGTGGAGGACCGTAAAATCAGGTGTCACAAAGTGGGAGGCCATGGCTCGGAAAACTTTCTCCAGGGCATGATGAATTCCTGCAACCCTGTTTTGATTGACGTAGGACAGCGCCTTGGCGTGGATAATTATTATAAATATTTTGAGCAGTTTGGCTTAAAGGGAAAAACCGGGATCGACCTGCCAGGTGAAGCGTCCACCATCATGCATAAAAAAGACGATATGGGGCTTGTGGAGCTGGCAACCGTTTCTTTTGGCCAGTCCTTTCAGATTACTCCCATGCAGTTGATCACAACCGCTTCTGCCATAGTAAATGGCGGAAACCGGGTCACGCCCCATTTTGGAGTGAAGTCAGTGAGCACCGACGGAGCTTCGGTCCATAACTTTACCTATCCGGTAAAAGAAGGGATCCTGTCTCCGGAAACCAGCGAAACCATGCGCTACATCCTGGAACAGGTTGTGGCAGAGGGAAGCGGAAAAAGGGCGCAGGTCGACGGCTATCGGGTGGGAGGAAAAACAGCCACCTCCGAAAAACTTCCAAGAAGTCTGAAAAAGTACATTTCATCCTTTATAGGCTTTGCGCCGGCGGATAATCCTCAGGTGATTGCCCTCATTACCATAGATGAACCTCAGGGGATTTATTACGGCGGAACCATCGCAGCACCGGTGATTGCCGACATTTTTAAGAATATTCTTCCATACCTGGGAATAGAGCCAACCGAGGAAAAAACTGTTTCTGCGTTTCGAATCTATGGTTGA
- the mraY gene encoding phospho-N-acetylmuramoyl-pentapeptide-transferase has protein sequence MINETILAIIIAFAISAMLCPIVIPFLHRLKFGQEVRKEGPESHLKKQGTPTMGGLIILTSIIITSLFYVREYPKIIPVLFVTVGFGIVGFLDDYIKIVMKRSEGLTPVQKMAGQLIITGIFAYYLLHSKDVGTGMLIPFTGGFEKGLYLKLGILFVPAVFFLVIGTDNGVNFTDGLDGLCTSVTILVATFLTVVSIGENTGISPITGAVVGSLLGFLLFNVYPAKVFMGDTGSLGLGGFVASSAFMMQIPIFLAIIGFIYMMEVLSVIIQVTYFKRTGGKRFFKMAPIHHHFELSGWSETRVVAVFAIVTAVLCMLAYLGL, from the coding sequence ATGATTAACGAAACGATTCTGGCAATCATCATAGCATTTGCCATCAGCGCCATGCTGTGTCCCATTGTAATACCATTTCTTCACAGGTTAAAATTTGGCCAGGAGGTCCGCAAGGAAGGGCCTGAAAGCCATTTGAAAAAGCAGGGTACTCCCACCATGGGAGGGCTTATCATATTGACCAGCATTATCATTACGTCGCTGTTCTATGTGAGGGAATATCCGAAGATCATTCCTGTGCTTTTTGTGACAGTTGGATTTGGTATCGTTGGGTTCCTTGATGATTACATTAAGATCGTGATGAAGCGGTCAGAGGGGCTTACGCCTGTTCAAAAGATGGCAGGGCAGTTAATCATTACAGGCATCTTTGCCTATTATCTGCTGCATTCAAAGGACGTTGGAACGGGAATGCTGATTCCCTTTACCGGAGGTTTTGAAAAAGGGCTGTATCTGAAATTGGGAATACTATTTGTACCGGCGGTATTTTTTCTTGTAATAGGGACTGATAATGGTGTGAATTTTACCGATGGCCTTGATGGCCTTTGCACCAGCGTGACCATTCTGGTGGCGACCTTCCTGACTGTGGTTTCTATCGGGGAAAATACCGGCATCAGTCCTATTACCGGAGCTGTTGTGGGAAGTCTTTTGGGATTTCTGCTGTTTAACGTTTATCCTGCCAAAGTATTTATGGGGGACACCGGTTCCTTAGGGCTTGGAGGATTCGTTGCTTCCAGCGCCTTTATGATGCAGATACCGATCTTCCTTGCCATTATCGGTTTTATTTATATGATGGAAGTATTATCCGTCATCATTCAGGTGACATACTTTAAGAGAACAGGCGGAAAGAGGTTTTTTAAGATGGCCCCCATCCACCACCACTTTGAGCTTAGCGGCTGGTCGGAAACACGGGTAGTAGCTGTGTTTGCAATCGTGACTGCGGTTCTTTGCATGCTTGCATACCTTGGATTATAG
- the murD gene encoding UDP-N-acetylmuramoyl-L-alanine--D-glutamate ligase, with product MNQKILVAGSGKSGIAASRLILKTGGEVILYDSNAALKKDELLHQFDEGRISVLLGELKKEDLTGVSLCIISPGISLDAPFVAVLKEADIPVWSEIQLAYHHARGKLAAITGTNGKTTTTTLTGEIMKAFYEQVFVVGNIGVPYTEEAPKTTDNSVTVAEVSSFQLETITDFRPDVSGILNITPDHLDRHKTMECYIKVKESITSNQSPRDVCILNYDDPVLREFGKTIKPKVIYFSSCQILEEGYCMDGDRIIRNHEGERTEIADIHEIQLLGRHNHENIMAAAAISAEMGVPMEIISQVIREFKAVEHRIEFVAEKAGVKYYNDSKGTNTDAAIQAIKAMPGPTLLIAGGYDKNSQYDEWIQSFDGKVKYMVLLGQTREKIAECAARHGFTNVMYAEDMQEAVKVCASYANRGDHVLLSPACASWGMFKCYEERGEIFKECVRSL from the coding sequence ATGAATCAGAAAATATTAGTTGCCGGCAGCGGAAAAAGCGGCATCGCCGCATCCAGGCTGATTCTTAAAACGGGCGGTGAAGTAATTCTTTATGACAGCAATGCTGCCCTTAAAAAGGATGAGCTGCTTCATCAGTTTGATGAGGGAAGGATTTCAGTTTTATTGGGGGAACTTAAAAAGGAAGACCTTACAGGCGTAAGCTTATGCATCATAAGCCCTGGTATTTCCTTAGATGCCCCCTTTGTGGCTGTCCTTAAGGAAGCGGATATCCCGGTCTGGAGTGAGATTCAGCTGGCTTACCACCATGCCAGAGGAAAGCTGGCAGCAATTACGGGAACCAATGGTAAGACAACCACTACAACCCTTACAGGGGAAATCATGAAGGCATTCTATGAACAGGTATTTGTGGTGGGCAACATTGGAGTTCCATATACAGAGGAAGCACCAAAGACAACTGATAATTCGGTAACGGTTGCAGAGGTCAGCAGCTTTCAGCTGGAGACGATCACAGACTTCCGGCCGGATGTGAGCGGGATTCTTAACATAACGCCGGACCACTTAGATCGTCATAAAACCATGGAATGTTACATAAAAGTAAAAGAAAGCATCACATCAAATCAGAGTCCCCGGGATGTTTGTATATTAAATTATGACGATCCTGTTTTGCGTGAGTTTGGAAAAACCATCAAACCCAAGGTGATCTATTTCAGCAGCTGCCAGATATTAGAAGAGGGCTACTGCATGGATGGGGACAGGATTATCCGAAACCATGAGGGCGAGAGAACAGAGATCGCAGACATTCACGAGATACAGCTCCTGGGCCGTCATAACCATGAGAACATCATGGCTGCAGCCGCTATCTCTGCTGAAATGGGAGTGCCCATGGAGATCATCAGTCAGGTAATCCGGGAATTCAAGGCAGTGGAGCATCGAATTGAATTTGTTGCGGAAAAGGCCGGAGTAAAATATTACAATGATTCCAAGGGAACCAATACCGATGCAGCGATCCAGGCAATAAAAGCCATGCCAGGGCCTACGCTGCTCATTGCAGGGGGCTACGATAAGAATTCCCAGTATGATGAGTGGATCCAGTCTTTTGACGGCAAGGTGAAGTATATGGTGCTTCTGGGGCAGACCAGGGAAAAGATCGCCGAGTGTGCGGCCAGACATGGTTTTACCAACGTGATGTATGCGGAGGATATGCAGGAGGCGGTAAAAGTCTGCGCTTCTTATGCCAACAGAGGCGATCATGTACTCCTGTCACCGGCCTGTGCCAGCTGGGGGATGTTTAAGTGCTATGAAGAGCGCGGCGAAATCTTCAAGGAGTGCGTCCGAAGTTTGTAG
- a CDS encoding FtsW/RodA/SpoVE family cell cycle protein, which produces MAEKRPVRKKNKPRRFYDYSLLFTVIFLSVFGLVMIYSASSYAAQLKFDDAAFFMMRQAKIALAGFVIMIVISKLDYHWYARFAVFAYALSYVLMIAVSLFGRKVNGKRRWLGVGSLSFQPTEFVKIALIVMLAVLIVQMGRNINTRNGVLLVIVTTLPIAGIVAANNLSSGIIIVGIAFVMLFVACKKKWPFFACGFAGVGLLAFAGPMATVLEKLNILHDYQLSRILVWLEPEAYPSTGGYQVLQGLYAIGSGGLVGRGLGESIQKMGFVPEAQNDMIFSIICEELGLFGAVSVILIFLFMIYRFMLIADNAPDLFGALLVVGVMGHIAIQVILNIAVVTNTIPNTGITLPFISYGGTSVLFLMMEMGIVLSVSNQIKLEK; this is translated from the coding sequence ATGGCAGAAAAAAGGCCAGTGAGGAAAAAAAATAAACCGCGCCGTTTTTATGATTACAGTCTTTTGTTTACTGTAATATTTCTGTCTGTTTTTGGTTTGGTCATGATTTACAGCGCCAGCTCTTACGCAGCCCAGCTTAAATTCGATGACGCCGCTTTTTTCATGATGAGGCAGGCCAAGATAGCCCTGGCGGGCTTTGTTATCATGATTGTGATATCCAAACTGGATTACCATTGGTATGCCAGGTTCGCTGTATTTGCTTACGCTCTTTCTTATGTTCTTATGATTGCCGTATCCCTGTTTGGGCGTAAGGTAAACGGAAAGAGAAGATGGCTGGGAGTGGGAAGCCTTTCTTTTCAGCCTACGGAATTTGTAAAAATTGCCCTTATTGTCATGCTGGCGGTTTTAATCGTCCAGATGGGAAGGAATATTAATACGAGAAACGGCGTACTTCTGGTGATTGTGACGACTCTTCCCATAGCGGGAATCGTGGCCGCAAATAACCTAAGTTCCGGAATCATTATCGTTGGAATCGCTTTTGTCATGCTGTTTGTGGCATGCAAAAAGAAATGGCCGTTTTTTGCCTGCGGTTTTGCAGGTGTAGGCCTGCTGGCTTTTGCCGGACCGATGGCTACTGTACTGGAAAAGCTTAATATCCTTCATGATTACCAGCTGAGCCGTATCCTGGTATGGCTGGAGCCGGAGGCTTATCCCTCCACCGGAGGCTATCAGGTGCTTCAGGGCCTTTATGCCATAGGCTCCGGCGGCCTGGTGGGCAGAGGCTTGGGAGAGAGCATACAAAAGATGGGATTTGTGCCGGAGGCACAGAACGATATGATTTTTTCCATTATCTGTGAAGAACTTGGTCTTTTTGGAGCAGTTTCCGTGATCCTGATATTCCTCTTTATGATTTACCGGTTCATGCTCATTGCCGATAATGCGCCGGATTTATTTGGGGCTTTGCTGGTTGTAGGCGTCATGGGACATATTGCCATACAGGTTATCTTAAATATTGCAGTTGTAACCAATACCATACCCAATACCGGTATTACCCTTCCGTTTATCAGCTATGGAGGTACCTCAGTCCTTTTTCTGATGATGGAGATGGGCATAGTCTTAAGTGTTTCTAACCAGATAAAGCTGGAAAAATAA
- the murA gene encoding UDP-N-acetylglucosamine 1-carboxyvinyltransferase yields MSVIQVQGLRSLKGEIKIQGSKNAVLPMMAAAVLHKGTTVIHNVPRIQDVFCMLGILEHIGCICSFDGHSLTIDARDLTQAEIPEEYIKSMRSSIMLSGPLLGRTGNAVTSFPGGCSIGERPIDLHLSAFRKLGASIEEEGDKLLASANRLMGADIYFPFPSVGATENALMAAVYAHGVTVIHGAAKEPEIITLCEFLNNMGAKIHGTGTSRLAVTGVRELCDSEFTVAGDRIVAGTYLMAVMAAEGNIVIQGIQPGHLTSAFSLAEKMGGSLKRYDNMVEVSMIGRPDCVDVMTEPYPGFPTDLQSQLMAVMASSKGTGRIKETIFEGRFGTAKELHKLGADIIIKGKRADIHGLYPLKGNRVTATDLRGGAALVVAGLACEGLTEIHECHHIERGYEDICRDLSSLGAAIRGME; encoded by the coding sequence TTGTCAGTCATACAGGTCCAGGGGTTACGATCCTTAAAAGGTGAGATAAAAATTCAGGGTTCCAAAAATGCTGTTCTGCCCATGATGGCAGCAGCGGTTCTCCATAAAGGTACAACAGTGATTCATAATGTCCCCAGGATACAGGATGTGTTCTGTATGCTGGGGATACTTGAGCATATTGGTTGTATATGCAGCTTTGACGGCCATTCTTTGACAATTGACGCGAGGGATTTGACACAAGCGGAAATACCGGAGGAGTATATAAAAAGCATGCGTTCTTCTATCATGCTCTCTGGTCCGTTGCTTGGAAGAACCGGCAATGCGGTCACCAGCTTTCCTGGTGGGTGTTCCATAGGAGAGCGCCCCATTGACCTGCACTTGTCTGCCTTTCGGAAACTTGGTGCAAGCATCGAGGAGGAGGGGGATAAGCTCTTGGCGTCCGCAAATCGATTGATGGGCGCCGATATTTATTTTCCTTTCCCCAGCGTGGGAGCTACGGAAAATGCTCTGATGGCAGCCGTATACGCCCATGGGGTGACCGTCATCCATGGGGCGGCTAAGGAGCCGGAGATCATCACTCTATGTGAATTTTTAAACAACATGGGGGCTAAAATACATGGAACCGGTACTTCCAGGCTGGCAGTCACAGGCGTAAGGGAGCTTTGTGATTCGGAATTTACTGTGGCAGGAGACCGGATTGTTGCAGGAACTTATTTAATGGCTGTCATGGCAGCTGAGGGGAATATTGTAATACAGGGAATCCAGCCAGGTCATTTAACGTCTGCCTTCTCTCTTGCCGAAAAAATGGGCGGGTCGCTGAAGCGGTATGATAACATGGTTGAGGTATCCATGATCGGCCGTCCCGACTGCGTGGATGTTATGACGGAACCCTATCCGGGATTTCCTACGGACCTCCAATCCCAGTTAATGGCAGTCATGGCATCGTCAAAAGGTACGGGCAGGATAAAAGAAACTATCTTTGAGGGCCGGTTTGGGACTGCAAAGGAGTTGCATAAGCTTGGAGCTGATATTATAATAAAAGGAAAGCGGGCCGACATACATGGGCTTTATCCTCTGAAGGGAAACCGGGTTACGGCTACGGACTTGCGGGGAGGCGCGGCCCTGGTGGTTGCGGGGCTTGCATGTGAGGGTTTGACTGAGATTCATGAGTGCCATCATATTGAACGGGGATATGAAGACATTTGCCGTGACTTGAGCAGTCTGGGCGCAGCAATCAGAGGGATGGAATGA